GCGCGGGATCGACGCTCGAATGCAGATTCAGGTTCACGCGCGAGGCGTTGAAGATCTTCACGCACTCCTCGGAGGAGACGCGGCGGCCGCCCTCCTGCACGTAGGGCTCGAGCACCGGATCGCCGTCCCAGTCGCTGCCCCAGATCTTGAAGTCGAAGCCGAGGAGCTGGCGGAAGGCCACGCGGCGGTTGGCGTAGCCCGCGCCCATGAAGGACAGGTCCGAGCCGAAACGGTGCCGCTCCGCGGGCGAAAGCTCGAGCGGTCGATGGAAGTCCGGATCCGCGGCCAGCGGGAGATAGAGCGCGTTCTCCTGGCCGATGGCGGAAAGCTCCGCGAAGAACGGCTCCTTCTGGATCACGGCGAAGACGTCGTAGAGCGGGGCGAAGGCCTGCCAGTAGGTGAAGAGGCGGAAGTCCTCCACGAACCACATGGCAGTGGGGATTTGGAGGCTTCTCAGCCGCTTCAGCGCCTGGCGGGAGAGCGGGGCCTGTGCCATGGCCAGTACCAGGTCCGGGGCGAACGTCTCGGCCTTGGCCACCACGGCCTGGGAGACGACCTGCAGATACGAGTTCTGCAGGTGCTCGAGCTTGTCCGCCGCGACTTTCAGCGCGCGCAGGGCCAGGTAGGTGGGGTGGAAATCTGGCGATTCAACGACCTCCACCACGTGGCCGAGCCGCGTGAGTGCCGCGGCCGCGAAGCGGCCCACGGGCAGCGAGCCGCCGTAGAGCGGCAGGACCAGGAGGATGCGCAGCGGACGCGCGAAGCCGTCGGCCGAAGAGGGTGCGGAAGGGGTCATGGGAGGCATCCGTTTGCTGTCTGTTGCAACCGCCTCGGGTCCGGCCCGCCGAGCCAGTCCCGTTCCAGGAGAAATTCGTCAGTCAGGGCGTTCGCGCCTGCCGAAACGGCATCCGCGAGCCCGAGATGGCGCGCGAGAAAGGCGCGGAAGGCCGCGCGCTCGGCTGCGAAGGGCGCGCTGCCCCTCTCCGGCGCATAGTCCACGCCCAAGGCGTCGAGGCGGGACGCGAGGCAGGCCATGCCGTGCGGGGCCTCCCCTCCCCGTCCCGTGAGCAGGCGCAGGAAATCCTTGCCCGCGAACGGTTCGAGGCATCTGACTCCGAAATCGCAGGGGCGCGACTCCACGCAGGGCGCGCATTCGGCCGTGGCCTGCCAGACCGTGTGCCCCTCGCCGTAGGGCCCGGTCTCGAAGCACCAAGCCGAGGAGAGGAACACGGCGTGCACGGGCGTGCCGAGGTGCGCGGCCAGGTGCATGGTCCCGGTGTCCGGAGTCAGCAGCGCATCGAGCGAGGCGACGACATCGAAGAGCCCCTCCCAGTCCGTGCGTCCGGCAAGGTTCTTCACCGCGCCGCGTGCTGCCCTGGGCAGGTGCGCGGCCACGGCCTCCCCGGCCTCGCGCTCCCCGGCCGCGCCGAGAAGATAGAGCGGCCCCTGCCCCTTGCGGCTCCACAGCGCCGAGGCGGCCGGGCCGAGCACTTCCGGCGGCAGCGAACGGCGCTGGTTGCGTCCCGCAAGCACCACGCCCACGCCGCCGCCCTTCGGCACGGCGGCAGGATTGACCTCGCCCGGGGCCAGGGGAGCCGCGGCGTGGAAGGCCCAGAAATCCACGAGGTTCAGGCCGTAGGGACCGCGCTGCCGGGTCCAGCGGAAGGCCATGTCTGCCCAGGTGTCGCGCGTCTCCTGGCCGTCGCGGTTCACGTAGCCGCGCACGCGGTCGGGGTCGAAGAGCCGGGCCAGGGAGAAGTTGAGGCCGGAAAAGTTGAGGTTGTAGACCTCTGAGAAATCGCAGGCGGCGAGCTCCGCGAAGACCGGCAGGTTGTCCGCGGCAATCGCGGAAAGCCCCTGCCCGGGAGCGAGCCCTGCGGCATGCGCGCGCAGGGGGTGGAGCACGGCGTGGGGAAAGAGCAGGCCCGCGAGACTGGTCAGGGAGCGGTCCAGGCAGAGGTGCACCTCGCCCCGCCGGGCCAGGGTGAGGATGAGACGCTTGGTCTGCACGAGGTCGCCGAAACGGGCGAGCTGGATAACGAGAAAGCGTTCGTTCACGGTCGGTCTTTCAGGCCTTTTCCGGCCGATCTACCCCATTCGCAGGGGCGGGGCAAGAAAGCCGCCCGATTTACTCGCGGTCGGGCTTCTGCTAGGGTAACGACCCTTATGCGCTACTATCCCATCTTCGTGAATCTGACGGACAAGGACTGCCTCGTGGTCGGCGCCGGGGCCGTGGGCCGCCGCAAGATCGGCGCCCTGCTGGACCGCGGGCCGCGCTCCGTGCTGGTGGTGGACACGCGGCCTCCGGCCGACGACATGGCCGCCCTGCTGGACAATCCCCGCCTCTGCTACGAGACGCGGACCTTCCGGGACGAGGACGTGGACGGGAAGTTCATCGTCATCGCCTCCACGGACAACGAGGAGCTCAACTGGCGCATATCCAACCTCTGCAAGGATCGCGGCATCCTGTGCAACATCGTGGACCAGCCGGAGAAGTGCAGCTTCATCGTCCCGGCCGTGGTCAGCAAGGGCGACCTGACGCTGGCCGTGTCCACGGGCGGGGCGAGCCCTGCCCTCGCCAAGAAGATCCGCCGCGACCTCGAGGAGTATTTCGGCTCCAACTACGGCGACTTCCTGATCCTCATGGCCAGGCTCAGGCCGCACGTCCTGGGCCTCGAGCGCGGCACGGAGCACAACACCGTCCTGTTCCGCGATCTCGTGGCCTCGGACCTTCTGAGCGCCTTCGAGAGGAACGACGCGGGCCGCGCGCGGGAGATCCTTGCCGCGCACCTGCCCGCCGAGATTTCCGGGCGCATCGACGAGGTGCTGGATGGCCTTTTCTGATCTGCTGCGCTGGATAGTCTTCGGCTGCTACTTCGCGGGCGCCACAGGCGTCTTCCTCGGCCTCGTCACCAGCCGCAAGGGACTCTTGCGGCTGGGCGCGTGGATCACCGGGCTCGGCTTCGCCGCGCACACCGCCGACCTCGTCCTGTGGCTCGTCGGCGGGCTCTCCCACGGCCCGGAGGAGTCCTACATAAGCCTCCTCTCCTGGGTCCTGCTGGTCGTCTTCGTCATCCTCTGGCGCACGCGCGACCTCGCCTTCCTGGGCATGGCCGCGGCCCCGCTCGCCTTTCTCATGTACACGGTCTCCTTCGCCTTCTCGGGACTTCGCGTGGTCGTTCCCCAGGAATACGCCGCACTCTTCTGGGTCGTGCACATCGGCTCCATCTACGTCTCCATGGGCCTGCTCGCCATGGCCTTCGGCGCGGGCATGGCCTTCATGTACATGGAACGCAAGATCAAGACCAAGGCAAAGCTCTCGGGCTTTCAGCGCGAGATGCCGTCGCTGCAGGCCTTCGACAAGGTCAACCGCCTGGCCGCCCTGGTGGGCTTCCCGCTCTTCACCCTGGGCATCGGCTCGGGCTTCGTCTGGTCCGGCCTCATGCGCAAGATGGCCTACACGGGCCATCCGCGCGAGATCCTGTCCATCATCGGCTGGCTCATCTACGCCTTCCTCTTCCATCAGAGGCTGGCCATGGGCTGGCAGGGCCGCAAGCCCGCGCGGCTGGCCATATGGCTCTTCATCTTTCTCGTCTGCGCCATGCTGGCAGTGAACCTGCTGTCCCCCATGCACCACAGCGTCGTCCTTCAACAGCCCTCGTAACCCAGTGAAAAACGATATCTTTCTCATCGGTCTGAACCACAAGACCGCAGACGTCGAGGTCCGCGAGCGGTTCGCCCTCTCGGACAAGCCAGATACGGCCCGCCGTCTCGTCTCCGGCCCGGTGCGCGAGGCCATGGCCCTGTCCACCTGCAACCGCGTGGAAGTGCTGGCGGTGGGCTCGGGCGACGTGATCGGCCATGTGGCCCAGGTCTGGGCCGGGGCCTGCGGGCAGCCGCCCCGTCTGCTCGAGGAGGCGGCCTACGTGCACCGCGAGCTGGACGCCGTGCGCCACGTCTTCAGCGTGGCTTCGAGCCTGGACTCCATGGTCGTGGGCGAGCCGCAGATCCTGGGGCAGCTGAAAGACGCCTACCGCGCGGCGGTCGATCTGGGGACGGCCAGGGTCATCGTCAACCGGCTGCTGCACAAGGCCTTCTTCGTGGCCAAGCGGGTGCGCACGGAGACCGAGGTGGCCTCGAGCGCCGTGAGCATCAGCTACGCGGCCGTGGAACTGGCCAAGAAGATCTTCGGCGAGCTCGCGGGCAAGCGGGCCATGCTCGTGGGCGCGGGCGAGATGGCCGAGCTGGCCGCCCAGAACCTGCTTTCCGGCGGCATCGAGCACATCGTGGTCGCCAACCGCACCCTGTCCCGGGCCGAGGAGCTGGCCGCGCGCTTCCGCGGCACGCCCATCGCCATCGAGGACATGTACGAGCACCTGCACGAGACGGACATCGTCATCAGCTCCACGGGCTCGCCCACGGCCGTGATCCGCGCCCAGCACGTGCGCGACGTGCTGCGCAGGCGCCGCAACCGGCCCATGTTCTTCATCGACATCGCCGTGCCCCGCGACATCGACCCCGATGTGAACCTGCTGGACAACGTCTATCTCTACGACATCGACGACCTGCGCGAGGTCGTGGAGGAGAACCTGGCGCAGCGGCGCGGCGAGGCCGAGCGCGCGGCGACCATCGTGGCCGCGGAGACCGAATCCTTCGCCAAGTGGCTGAGTTCGCTGAGCCTGCACCCGACCATCCGCGACCTCATGGCCCACGGCGAGGACCTGGCGCGGCGCGAGCTGGCCAAGACCCTGCGCCGCCTCGGGCCGGACGTGGACGACAGGACCCGGGAGAGCCTGGAGACCCTGGTCCTGTCCATCGCCCAGAAGCTCTACCACGAGCCCGTCTGCTTCCTGAAGCGGCGCGCCCAGGAGGAAGGCGGAGCCGAGCGCTTCATCGACCTCTCCCGCCGCATGTTCAACCTGGACCGCGAGAGCATCCCCCCGGACGCCCACGCCGACCGCAAACCCTCCCTGACGGACGACGACGCCTGCGACTGCGGGCTCGACGAGCCGGACGGCACCGAATAAAGGAGTCCCATGCGCTGGTACGTCGTAGACGAGCTCGCTGCCGCGGACGTCAAACGCATCGTCGAGGCCCTGGAGACGCGCGGTCTGCAAAGCCCCATCGAAGGCCTCTACTACCTGACCGTGCCCGAGGAGCTTCTGTCCGAGGAGCAGCGGGCGCACGCGGCCGAATGCGGCCCGCACGTCATGGCGCTCGAGACCGAGGACGAATTCCTGCGTCTCGAGCTTCTCGTGCGCGCCCGGGGCAGGATGCGCTGCTCCTGCGTGCACTACGCGAGCCCCGAGGCGCGCTCCTGGGCCATCGACTTCCTGGACGCCTTCATCCGGGAGTTGGACATCCCGGTCTAGCCCCCGTCCGGCCGCGGGAGAACGCATGGCATCGCCCCGTATCCTGCCCGATACCCTGCCCCACACCCTGCAGGACCTGCCCCCGGCCCAGGCCCACCTCTGCCTGGACGTGCAGCGCTTCGTCTCCCGGGAGCTCGGCGTCGAACTCGCCGGGCGCAGTCTGCTCGTGGCCTTCTCGGGCGGCGCCGACTCCACCGCCCTGCTCCTGGCCTTCCACTACCTCGCTCCGCGCCTCTCCGCGCGCATCGCGGCCGCGCACCTGGACCACGGGCTCAGGCCCGAGTCGGCGGATGACGCCGCGCACTGCCGCGCCTTCTGCGCCGCGCTCGGCATCCCGTACTTCGGGGAGCGCGAGGACGTGGCCGAGCTTTCGCGGCGCAAGGGCATGGGGCTCGAAGAGGCCGGGCGCATCGCCCGCCGCGATTTCCTGCAGAGGGTCATTCTCGAGACCGGAGCGGACTGGGTGCTGTTCGGCCATCACCTGAACGACCTGGCCGAAGACCAGCTCATGCGCCTCATGCGCGGCACGGGCTGGCCAGAACTCGGCGGCATGGCCGGAGTGGACGTGGACCGCAGCCTGCTGCGGCCCTTCCTGCTCACGCCGCGCGCCCGTCTGCGGGAATTCCTGCAGGCCGCGGGAGTCCCCTGGCGCGAAGACGCCAGCAACCAGGACCCGGCATTCCTGCGCAACCGAGTGCGCCACGACGTGCTGCCCCTGTTCGTGCGCGAGAACCCGAACTACCTCACGGCCGCCGCCCGGCTCTGGAACCTGGCGCGCCTGGACCGCGAGCTTGCGGCGGCAAGCCTCTCCGAACCGGAGCCTGGGCTTGGGCTCGGCGAGGAGCCGGACACCCTCGTCCTGCGTGCGGAAGTGCTCGACGCGGCCCATCCGGCCGTGCGCCTGCGGCTGTGCAAGCAGGCGCTCACGCGGCTCGGTCCGGGGCAGCCGCTCATGGACGGGCTCATGGACCTCGAGCATGCCTGGACCGCGCGGCGCATCGGCGCGGCTGTCCGCTTTCCCGGGGACAAGGAGGCGCGTGTGGCTCCGGAAGGCATCGTCTTCGGCCGCGTGCGCCGGTTCGTTTCCTGACGCTCGATTCTCTTCATCCCACAGAGCTTCCGGAGGCCCCGGCCAGCGCAGGTGCGTTGACAGCGCAGTTGTGAAAGAGTAGACAAGACCACTTTGTGAAAATTTCCACAGGAGGACGCGATGAATATCCTGATCTTCGGCCCCAACGGTAGCGGCAAGGGCACGCAGGGCTCCCTGGTCAAGAAGAAGTACAACCTCGACCACATCGAATCCGGTGCCATCTTCCGCCAGCACATCGGCGGCGGCACCGAGCTCGGCAAGAAGGCGAAGGAATACATCGACCGCGGCGAGCTGGTTCCCGACGACATCACCATTCCCATGGTCCTCGACGTGCTCAAGAAGTCCAGCGCCAACGGCTGGCTGCTCGACGGCTTCCCGCGTTCCATCGTCCAGGCCCAGAAGCTCTGGGAGGCCCTGCAGAAGGACGGCGTGAAGCTCGACTACGTCATCGAGATCCTGCTGCCCCGCCAGGTGGCCAAGAACCGCATCATGGGCCGTCGCCTTTGCAAGAACGACCCCAACCATCCGAACAACATCTTCATCGACGCCATCAAGCCCGACGGCGACAAGTGCCGCGTCTGCGGCGGCGAGCTCACCGCCCGCTCCGACGACCAGGACGAGGGCGCCATCGACAAGCGTCACGACATCTACTACGACACCAAGACCGGCACCCTGGCCGCCAGCTACTTCTACAAGGACCTGGCTCCCAAGGCTGGCTTCAAGTACATCGAGCTCAACGGCGAGGGCTCCATCGACTCCATCAAGGAAACCCTGATCGCGCAGCTCGACTAGAGCCCGCGCAGCCTGCCAGGGCAGCAATGAAAAAGGGGCGCACCGTGACGGTGCGCCCCTTTTTCATTGTGCGGCCCGAGCCCGATGTGGACCCGATGTCGCTGCTCGCCGTCAGGCCTTCCGGACGCCGCGCCTTCCCGGCTTGCGGCTGGCGATGCGGCGTTCGATGGGCTTGAGCTCGAAGATGGTGACGTAGAGGTAGAGGACGCCCAGGGCGTTGAAGATGATGAAGGACTTCCAGCCGCCGTTCAGCAGCCAGTCCACCTGGGGAAAGACGTGCATGCGGGAGCTGCCCTGGCTGATGTGCCAGACCTTCCAGAGGGAGAAAGTGCCCCAGATGATGCCCCAGACCAGAAGATGGCAGCAGAAGCGGATCCTGGAGACCAGCATGCGACGGTACAGGATTCCGTCGTATTCCTGTTCCTTGTCCAGAAAGCTCATAGCGTCCCCTCCTCCCGAGTCCGCCTGCCTCTGCC
Above is a genomic segment from Desulfovibrio sp. X2 containing:
- a CDS encoding glycosyltransferase; translation: MTPSAPSSADGFARPLRILLVLPLYGGSLPVGRFAAAALTRLGHVVEVVESPDFHPTYLALRALKVAADKLEHLQNSYLQVVSQAVVAKAETFAPDLVLAMAQAPLSRQALKRLRSLQIPTAMWFVEDFRLFTYWQAFAPLYDVFAVIQKEPFFAELSAIGQENALYLPLAADPDFHRPLELSPAERHRFGSDLSFMGAGYANRRVAFRQLLGFDFKIWGSDWDGDPVLEPYVQEGGRRVSSEECVKIFNASRVNLNLHSSVDPARLVTNGDFVNPRTFELAACGAFQLVDRRSLLDECFAANEVVRFSSLDELKEMVGHYLSRGEERRAVAEKARARVLTEHTYEHRMGRLLEFCAERLPRRLPEWPRAAASAASLEDGLPEELRAKLAALRERLGLSGDVSFDDLVWAVRSQKGKLDPLDTAVLFLDEWRKQYGGNA
- a CDS encoding glycosyltransferase family 9 protein; this translates as MNERFLVIQLARFGDLVQTKRLILTLARRGEVHLCLDRSLTSLAGLLFPHAVLHPLRAHAAGLAPGQGLSAIAADNLPVFAELAACDFSEVYNLNFSGLNFSLARLFDPDRVRGYVNRDGQETRDTWADMAFRWTRQRGPYGLNLVDFWAFHAAAPLAPGEVNPAAVPKGGGVGVVLAGRNQRRSLPPEVLGPAASALWSRKGQGPLYLLGAAGEREAGEAVAAHLPRAARGAVKNLAGRTDWEGLFDVVASLDALLTPDTGTMHLAAHLGTPVHAVFLSSAWCFETGPYGEGHTVWQATAECAPCVESRPCDFGVRCLEPFAGKDFLRLLTGRGGEAPHGMACLASRLDALGVDYAPERGSAPFAAERAAFRAFLARHLGLADAVSAGANALTDEFLLERDWLGGPDPRRLQQTANGCLP
- a CDS encoding bifunctional precorrin-2 dehydrogenase/sirohydrochlorin ferrochelatase, which produces MRYYPIFVNLTDKDCLVVGAGAVGRRKIGALLDRGPRSVLVVDTRPPADDMAALLDNPRLCYETRTFRDEDVDGKFIVIASTDNEELNWRISNLCKDRGILCNIVDQPEKCSFIVPAVVSKGDLTLAVSTGGASPALAKKIRRDLEEYFGSNYGDFLILMARLRPHVLGLERGTEHNTVLFRDLVASDLLSAFERNDAGRAREILAAHLPAEISGRIDEVLDGLF
- a CDS encoding inner membrane protein YpjD yields the protein MAFSDLLRWIVFGCYFAGATGVFLGLVTSRKGLLRLGAWITGLGFAAHTADLVLWLVGGLSHGPEESYISLLSWVLLVVFVILWRTRDLAFLGMAAAPLAFLMYTVSFAFSGLRVVVPQEYAALFWVVHIGSIYVSMGLLAMAFGAGMAFMYMERKIKTKAKLSGFQREMPSLQAFDKVNRLAALVGFPLFTLGIGSGFVWSGLMRKMAYTGHPREILSIIGWLIYAFLFHQRLAMGWQGRKPARLAIWLFIFLVCAMLAVNLLSPMHHSVVLQQPS
- the hemA gene encoding glutamyl-tRNA reductase; the encoded protein is MKNDIFLIGLNHKTADVEVRERFALSDKPDTARRLVSGPVREAMALSTCNRVEVLAVGSGDVIGHVAQVWAGACGQPPRLLEEAAYVHRELDAVRHVFSVASSLDSMVVGEPQILGQLKDAYRAAVDLGTARVIVNRLLHKAFFVAKRVRTETEVASSAVSISYAAVELAKKIFGELAGKRAMLVGAGEMAELAAQNLLSGGIEHIVVANRTLSRAEELAARFRGTPIAIEDMYEHLHETDIVISSTGSPTAVIRAQHVRDVLRRRRNRPMFFIDIAVPRDIDPDVNLLDNVYLYDIDDLREVVEENLAQRRGEAERAATIVAAETESFAKWLSSLSLHPTIRDLMAHGEDLARRELAKTLRRLGPDVDDRTRESLETLVLSIAQKLYHEPVCFLKRRAQEEGGAERFIDLSRRMFNLDRESIPPDAHADRKPSLTDDDACDCGLDEPDGTE
- the tilS gene encoding tRNA lysidine(34) synthetase TilS, which translates into the protein MASPRILPDTLPHTLQDLPPAQAHLCLDVQRFVSRELGVELAGRSLLVAFSGGADSTALLLAFHYLAPRLSARIAAAHLDHGLRPESADDAAHCRAFCAALGIPYFGEREDVAELSRRKGMGLEEAGRIARRDFLQRVILETGADWVLFGHHLNDLAEDQLMRLMRGTGWPELGGMAGVDVDRSLLRPFLLTPRARLREFLQAAGVPWREDASNQDPAFLRNRVRHDVLPLFVRENPNYLTAAARLWNLARLDRELAAASLSEPEPGLGLGEEPDTLVLRAEVLDAAHPAVRLRLCKQALTRLGPGQPLMDGLMDLEHAWTARRIGAAVRFPGDKEARVAPEGIVFGRVRRFVS
- a CDS encoding adenylate kinase, producing the protein MNILIFGPNGSGKGTQGSLVKKKYNLDHIESGAIFRQHIGGGTELGKKAKEYIDRGELVPDDITIPMVLDVLKKSSANGWLLDGFPRSIVQAQKLWEALQKDGVKLDYVIEILLPRQVAKNRIMGRRLCKNDPNHPNNIFIDAIKPDGDKCRVCGGELTARSDDQDEGAIDKRHDIYYDTKTGTLAASYFYKDLAPKAGFKYIELNGEGSIDSIKETLIAQLD